Part of the Nostoc sp. ATCC 53789 genome, TAAGCAGATGCGCTATCAGGTTTATACCCTAGAAAGTAATTTAATGGGTCATCAGCGCCATCAATTGTTGTGGCGATCGCATTTGTATCTTGTTACTTCCCCGAATGAAAATTTATTGAATAACGTCGAAGCTGCACTTAAAGGGGGATTAACGCTTCTACAATACCGTGACAAAACCACCGATGATTCTTTGCGTTTGGAACAAGCCAGAAAACTCCGACAGTTATGCCATATCTACGGTGCTTTATTCATTGTTAACGATCGCGTGGATCTCGCTTTAGCTGTCGATGCAGATGGGGTACATCTGGGACAACAAGATATGCCTATTGCTATTGCTCGGGAATTACTCGGTTCACAGCGTTTAATAGGTCTTTCCACCACCAATAAAGAAGAAATGCAAGGAGCAATTGCTGAAGGTGTAGATTACATTGGCGTGGGGCCAGTTTATGAAACTCCCACAAAAGTAGGTAAGGCAGCAACAGGTTTAGAATATGTCAGCTATGCCGCGAAAAATTGCTCAATTCCCTGGTTTGCCATTGGCGGAATCGATGCCAATAATATCAATGATGTGATCGATGCTGGAGCCAAACGTGTAGCAGTAGTGCGATCGCTCATGCAAGCTGAACAGCCTACCCTAGTAACACAATATTTGCTCTCCCAACTCAATCGCATTAAGCCAGAACTCTAAAAGAGTCATTTGTCATTAGTCATTTGTCATTAGCCCAAAGTGAGTAACCAATTACCCATTCCTGATACTTCGACTGCGCTCAGTACAAGTTCCCAATTCCCAATTCCCCATTCCCCATTCCCACATTTATGTCTAATGAGATTACGGTTCAGGTAAATGGGGAAACCCATAGCTGTTCGTTTCAAATTTCTTTACCCGACTTGATCCAACAGTTGGGTTTTAACCCGCGCTTGGTGGCTGTAGAATATAACGGCGAAATTTTACATCGCCAGTTTTGGCCACAAACCAAATTGCAGCCAGGCGATCGTTTAGAAGTAGTAACTATTGTTGGTGGTGGTTAGTTGATGTGAGCCAGCAAGCCCAAATCCTTAAGGCTGCGTCGTGTAATCTCGATGCGGACGGGTGCATCCTCTGGTTTATACATATCAAGGGTTGTTGCGAAAAAGTAGACGTTTTTGTTTTGTTCTAAATAACCCACAAACCAACCAACTTGTGGTTTGGTACTCGTTAACCATCCCGTCTTTCCCCGCAGTGTGTAGTCTGGAGTTTGTTCGCGTACCATAATATCTTTGACAAGATTTATTGTCCTTTGGGAGAAAGGTAAATCGCCTTGATACAACCGTTGCAAAAACTTAATTTGCTCTTGGGGTGTAATTTGCAATAGCTGCTGTTCTAGCCAAAAACGATCAATGTCTGCGGCGGTGCCAATCTGACGATTTCCGTAACCTACTTTGTTAATAAATTGCTGCATCCGTTCATATCCAGCCTTCCGCGCTAGTACTTGATAGAACCAAACAGTTGAATCTTTAAAGGCTTGACGCAAATTCGTATCATGATTCCAAGCATCGATATCTCGATGAATTCCATCCCAAGTGAGAACCGCCACATCATCAGGAACTACACCTGTTTCTAAAGCTACCAGCGCGTTAAAAATTTTGAATGTCGAAGCTGGAGCGATGGCAGTTGCATTACGTTTAGGATTGTGTTCATAGGTGCGGTTATTTTTTGAGTCGTAAATCAAGATTGAGCCTTCACGCCCAAATTCTTGAAAGTGTCGCCCAAAATTTGGCGCTTTAATAGCAGGACGTTCAGATGAGGTTGAAGCTGGTTGAGCCAGAATAGGCATTGTTCGGAAGCTAATTACACTCAATACCGCAACACATCCAAGAATTGTAAATATAACAGCTTGCCTTCGGTAATGCCGAAGAGATTGCCACATACCAAACAAGATATTTTTCATTGCATATTTAATAAAATCACAAAGGAGATTTTACAATGCAATCTTGCTCATTTGCGAAGAGATGAACATCTGTACATCCCTACTCCATCTGCATTTATCTCACAAAATCGCGTTTTTTCCCTCTGATTTGTAAAGCGATCGATGAAGAGTTCTACGCTTGGCTAATTCTTTACCTTTGCGGCCAAGTTGCTCACGTAGCTGTTGATCTTTGCACAACCGATTGAAAGCTTGAAAAACTTCATAACCAGAATTGGGATTAACCAGTATCCCATTTTCTTCATGCTGAACTGTGTCTAGAACACCACCTAAGCGAGGGGCAATGATCGGCTTACCGAAGTAACTTGCTTCTAAATAAACCATACCAAAACCTTCCATATTATTAGGTTTAGTATCTAATAAAGTCAGCATGGCAAATATGTCGCAAGCTGCATAATAACCTGCTAGTTCACGCTCTGGTAAATATCCCGCAAAGTGGACGCGCTTATCTACCCGCAAACGATGCACCAGAGATTTCAGTTCCGATTCACTTGGCCCTTCACCGCAGATTATATAGTGGACATCGACCCCAAAAGTTAGCAATAGT contains:
- a CDS encoding thiamine phosphate synthase, translated to MVEPYSQKEQVQQVVYRILDANLDRAREGLRIIEEWCRFGLNNAQLALECKRLRQELAKWHTPELRAARDTPGDPGTELTHPQEEERASIKSVLQANFCRVEEALRVLEEYSKLYQPNIAKACKQMRYQVYTLESNLMGHQRHQLLWRSHLYLVTSPNENLLNNVEAALKGGLTLLQYRDKTTDDSLRLEQARKLRQLCHIYGALFIVNDRVDLALAVDADGVHLGQQDMPIAIARELLGSQRLIGLSTTNKEEMQGAIAEGVDYIGVGPVYETPTKVGKAATGLEYVSYAAKNCSIPWFAIGGIDANNINDVIDAGAKRVAVVRSLMQAEQPTLVTQYLLSQLNRIKPEL
- the thiS gene encoding sulfur carrier protein ThiS, with the protein product MSNEITVQVNGETHSCSFQISLPDLIQQLGFNPRLVAVEYNGEILHRQFWPQTKLQPGDRLEVVTIVGGG
- the blaOXA gene encoding class D beta-lactamase translates to MLFGMWQSLRHYRRQAVIFTILGCVAVLSVISFRTMPILAQPASTSSERPAIKAPNFGRHFQEFGREGSILIYDSKNNRTYEHNPKRNATAIAPASTFKIFNALVALETGVVPDDVAVLTWDGIHRDIDAWNHDTNLRQAFKDSTVWFYQVLARKAGYERMQQFINKVGYGNRQIGTAADIDRFWLEQQLLQITPQEQIKFLQRLYQGDLPFSQRTINLVKDIMVREQTPDYTLRGKTGWLTSTKPQVGWFVGYLEQNKNVYFFATTLDMYKPEDAPVRIEITRRSLKDLGLLAHIN